In the genome of Xenopus laevis strain J_2021 chromosome 1S, Xenopus_laevis_v10.1, whole genome shotgun sequence, one region contains:
- the LOC108707110 gene encoding uncharacterized protein LOC108707110 isoform X3 — protein MLGLRNVELCSLESPLTRAVSHLYPVLHIFGELENGQDPGQHLCYLDLQLPLIALVSGDKKENHLSGSNIKSTETGVLVFDALNKDIKEISDLRAPVMLDGKEKVASVEVTQSSENVLPEESKQDLERKPQRVSQIRIRKTVPKPDTNLTPMGLPRPKRIKKKEFSLEDIYTNKNYKSPPPDRAVHSSAGVHACVLER, from the exons ATGTTGGGTCTTAGAAATGTAGAACTCTGTTCATTGGAGTCGCCTCTAACCAGAGCTGTATCACATCTGTACCCTGTGCTGCATATCTTTGGTGAGCTGGAAAATGGTCAAGACCCAGGGCAACACTTGTGTTATCTGGATTTACAGCTTCCATTGATAGCCCTGGTATCTGGGGATAAGAAAGAAAACCATTTGTCGGGAAGCAATATCAAGAGCACTGAGACCGGGGTGCTTGTCTTTGATGCCTTAAACAAGGATATAAAGGAAATCTCTGACTTAAGAGCACCTGTCATGTTGgatggaaaggaaaaagtggccTCTGTTGAGGTGACCCAGTCTTCTGAGAATGTGCTGCCTGAAGAATCT AAACAAGATTTAGAAAGAAAGCCTCAAAGAGTTTCACAAATTCGAATACGCAAGACCGTGCCGAAGCCAGACACCAACTTAACGCCAATGGGTCTACCCAGGCCTAAAAG AATTAAGAAAAAAGAATTCAGTTTGGAagatatatacacaaacaaaaacTACAAGTCTCCCCCACCAGATCG agCTGTGCACTCCTCGGCTGGTGTCCATGCATGTGTGCTAGAGAGATAA
- the LOC108707110 gene encoding uncharacterized protein LOC108707110 isoform X1 — protein MMSEQVMDTNSIPTAKNKDSPPSERDCTFNFAVKCIEESPEIHLQTSNDKAVAESQNDLRSLDLSHMPCTGTQIPVKVCEGYEDYLNRDMTSDEITEYTNRHNPKNQISPHPSVSDKIDYESTMHCDQQIDLSEFKETRLKSVLLEQVPCQTVDSNKAFVQNHLPSTPTKGDYKSAQVNALIPYKNLFLDYTSVPSKQCKIGSRELESNLEIIQNVMKKIDLLNKKAYFIAAGENGLQIFGDVFELKACGTKVVGNFPMNLENSIKNADCCQGLTMRPSIHLHINEFPVVCFDNLANLVFKSSNIPLQIHFFDVLTTGKRIYLSESSKNAAFSLDEIRLELSKHQYALSITKGSQLHNTSIGAVVYKIESDGHCMQQSNRSSIHEKLGRTLFSVSVNKPLSANIAKNNEVISDFLFINVTPDCVIPQCCSAICCGFICSENADEMIYTEVRTLHNSGANNCTPFGTEVHLQNHITPKVSMRNELSVLRAPAIQHATRKRKGSTII, from the coding sequence ATGATGTCTGAGCAAGTCATGGATACTAACAGTATCCCTACTGCTAAAAACAAAGACTCACCCCCCTCAGAAAGAGATTGCACCTTTAATTTTGCTGTAAAGTGCATAGAGGAATCTCCTGAAATTCATCTCCAAACCTCAAATGATAAGGCAGTGGCTGAGTCGCAGAATGACTTGCGGTCACTTGACTTATCCCATATGCCTTGCACTGGCACACAAATACCAGTTAAAGTTTGTGAAGGATATGAGGACTATTTAAACAGAGACATGACCTCAGATGAAATAACAGAATATACCAATAGACATAATCCAAAGAACCAAATCAGTCCTCACCCAAGTGTCAGTGATAAAATTGACTATGAAAGCACAATGCACTGCGATCAACAAATAGACCTGTCTGAATTTAAAGAAACACGCTTGAAATCAGTATTATTGGAACAAGTGCCTTGTCAGACAGTGGACAGTAACAAGGCTTTTGTACAAAACCACCTGCCATCTACTCCAACTAAAGGTGATTATAAATCTGCACAAGTGAATGCTCTCATCCCTTATAAAAACTTATTTTTGGACTATACAAGTGTGCCTTCTAAACAATGCAAAATAGGTTCTCGAGAGCTAGAATCAAATCTAGAGATTATTCAGAATGTTATGAAAAAAATCGACCTCTTAAacaaaaaagcatattttattgCAGCAGGAGAAAACGGTCTGCAAATATTTGGAGATGTTTTTGAGCTAAAAGCTTGTGGCACAAAAGTGGTAGGGAATTTCCCTATGAATCTtgaaaacagtataaaaaatgcAGATTGTTGTCAGGGGCTTACAATGCGCCCTTCCATTCATCTACACATAAATGAATTTCCTGTGGTTTGTTTTGATAACCTAGCAAACCTTGTTTTTAAGAGTTCTAATATACCACTTcaaatccatttttttgatgtgctaaCTACTGGAAAAAGAATTTATTTGTCAGAGAGCTCTAAAAATGCTGCTTTTTCTCTGGATGAAATTAGACTTGAATTATCAAAACACCAATATGCCCTCTCCATTACTAAAGGAAGTCAACTACACAATACATCAATTGGGGCAGTCGTTTACAAGATCGAAAGTGACGGACATTGCATGCAACAAAGCAATAGGTCCTCTATTCATGAAAAGCTAGGCAGAACTCTGTTTTCAGTGTCCGTTAATAAACCCTTGAGTGCAAATATCGCAAAAAACAATGAGGttatttcagactttttatttatcaatgtAACACCAGACTGTGTCATACCACAATGTTGCAGTGCCATCTGTTGTGGTTTCATATGCTCTGAGAATGCAGATGAGATGATTTATACAGAAGTCAGAACTTTACACAATTCTGGTGCAAATAATTGTACTCCTTTTGGAACAGAAGTCCATCTGCAAAACCATATTACCCCAAAGGTTTCAATGAGAAATGAACTATCAGTTCTACGTGCACCAGCAATCCAACATGCCACAAGAAAAAGGAAAGGATCtaccattatctag
- the LOC108707110 gene encoding protein PRR14L isoform X2: MLGLRNVELCSLESPLTRAVSHLYPVLHIFGELENGQDPGQHLCYLDLQLPLIALVSGDKKENHLSGSNIKSTETGVLVFDALNKDIKEISDLRAPVMLDGKEKVASVEVTQSSENVLPEESKQDLERKPQRVSQIRIRKTVPKPDTNLTPMGLPRPKRIKKKEFSLEDIYTNKNYKSPPPDRKLETIFEEPKERNGILECISQLKRKRVLEFRNCTVPRVKRPRVKVKVMMGYKRGRKAAIEGEQLDALLKKKLNELDHFIIEQEAMERKLEDAGIFCFGHYNKIHS, translated from the exons ATGTTGGGTCTTAGAAATGTAGAACTCTGTTCATTGGAGTCGCCTCTAACCAGAGCTGTATCACATCTGTACCCTGTGCTGCATATCTTTGGTGAGCTGGAAAATGGTCAAGACCCAGGGCAACACTTGTGTTATCTGGATTTACAGCTTCCATTGATAGCCCTGGTATCTGGGGATAAGAAAGAAAACCATTTGTCGGGAAGCAATATCAAGAGCACTGAGACCGGGGTGCTTGTCTTTGATGCCTTAAACAAGGATATAAAGGAAATCTCTGACTTAAGAGCACCTGTCATGTTGgatggaaaggaaaaagtggccTCTGTTGAGGTGACCCAGTCTTCTGAGAATGTGCTGCCTGAAGAATCT AAACAAGATTTAGAAAGAAAGCCTCAAAGAGTTTCACAAATTCGAATACGCAAGACCGTGCCGAAGCCAGACACCAACTTAACGCCAATGGGTCTACCCAGGCCTAAAAG AATTAAGAAAAAAGAATTCAGTTTGGAagatatatacacaaacaaaaacTACAAGTCTCCCCCACCAGATCG aaaactgGAAACAATATTTGAGGAGCCGAAAGAAAGAAATGGCATTTTGGAATGTATTTCTCAACTTAAAAGGAAGCGTGTTTTGGAGTTTCGGAACTGTACAGTCCCCAGAGTAAAACGTCCAAGGGTCAAAGTAAAAGTTATGATGGGTTACAAGAGGGGCCGTAAAGCTGCCATTGAAGGGGAACAGCTGGATGCACTTCTTAAAAAGAAACTGAATGAGTTGGATCACTTTATAATAGAGCAGGAAGCCATGGAAAGAAAATTGGAGGATGCTGGAATATTCTGTTTTGGACACTATAACAAAATTCACTCATAA